The following proteins are encoded in a genomic region of Oryzias latipes chromosome 17, ASM223467v1:
- the cirbp gene encoding cold-inducible RNA-binding protein isoform X2 — MSDEGKLFIGGLSFETNEDSLAAAFGKYGTIEKVDVIRDKETGRSRGFGFVKYDNVEDAKDALDAMNGKTLDGRAIRVDEAGKGGRARGGFSSGPRGGRFSGSRGRGGRGFSRGGYNSDRGYGDRSYGDRSFGGGDRSFGGSGGGFRSGGYSSSGYRDNRGQGGYGDRSGSYRDGYDSYVT; from the exons ATGTCGGACGAAGGCAAACTTTTTATTGGAGGTCTGAGCTTCGAGACCAACGAAGACTCTCTTGCCGCCGCTTTTGGCAAATATGGAACCATCGAAAAAG TCGATGTGATCAGAGACAAAGAGACCGGAAGATCACGTGGTTTCGGCTTTGTGAAGTACGACAATGTTGAAGATGCTAAAGATGCGCTGGACGCAATGAACGGAAAG ACGCTTGATGGCCGGGCGATCCGAGTGGACGAAGCAGGGAAGGGAGGTCGCGCCAGAGGAGGATTTTCATCAGGCCCGCGCGGTGGACGCTTCAGCGGATCAAGGGGTAGGGGCGGCCGTGGTTTCTCCAGGG GTGGCTACAACAGCGACAGAGGCTACGGAGACAGAAGTTATGGCGACAGGAGCTTTGGAGGCGGAGACAGGAGCTTTGGTGGAAGCGGTGGCGGATTCAGAAGTGGTGGATACTCATCCAGCGGCTACAGAGACAATAG GGGGCAGGGAGGATATGGTGACCGATCTGGGTCTTACAGGGACGGCTATGACAGCTATG TGACTTGA
- the cirbp gene encoding cold-inducible RNA-binding protein isoform X1, giving the protein MSDEGKLFIGGLSFETNEDSLAAAFGKYGTIEKVDVIRDKETGRSRGFGFVKYDNVEDAKDALDAMNGKTLDGRAIRVDEAGKGGRARGGFSSGPRGGRFSGSRGRGGRGFSRGGYNSDRGYGDRSYGDRSFGGGDRSFGGSGGGFRSGGYSSSGYRDNRGQGGYGDRSGSYRDGYDSYASHE; this is encoded by the exons ATGTCGGACGAAGGCAAACTTTTTATTGGAGGTCTGAGCTTCGAGACCAACGAAGACTCTCTTGCCGCCGCTTTTGGCAAATATGGAACCATCGAAAAAG TCGATGTGATCAGAGACAAAGAGACCGGAAGATCACGTGGTTTCGGCTTTGTGAAGTACGACAATGTTGAAGATGCTAAAGATGCGCTGGACGCAATGAACGGAAAG ACGCTTGATGGCCGGGCGATCCGAGTGGACGAAGCAGGGAAGGGAGGTCGCGCCAGAGGAGGATTTTCATCAGGCCCGCGCGGTGGACGCTTCAGCGGATCAAGGGGTAGGGGCGGCCGTGGTTTCTCCAGGG GTGGCTACAACAGCGACAGAGGCTACGGAGACAGAAGTTATGGCGACAGGAGCTTTGGAGGCGGAGACAGGAGCTTTGGTGGAAGCGGTGGCGGATTCAGAAGTGGTGGATACTCATCCAGCGGCTACAGAGACAATAG GGGGCAGGGAGGATATGGTGACCGATCTGGGTCTTACAGGGACGGCTATGACAGCTATG CTTCACACGAGTAA
- the cirbp gene encoding cold-inducible RNA-binding protein isoform X4, whose translation MSDEGKLFIGGLSFETNEDSLAAAFGKYGTIEKVDVIRDKETGRSRGFGFVKYDNVEDAKDALDAMNGKTLDGRAIRVDEAGKGGRARGGFSSGPRGGRFSGSRGGYNSDRGYGDRSYGDRSFGGGDRSFGGSGGGFRSGGYSSSGYRDNRGQGGYGDRSGSYRDGYDSYASHE comes from the exons ATGTCGGACGAAGGCAAACTTTTTATTGGAGGTCTGAGCTTCGAGACCAACGAAGACTCTCTTGCCGCCGCTTTTGGCAAATATGGAACCATCGAAAAAG TCGATGTGATCAGAGACAAAGAGACCGGAAGATCACGTGGTTTCGGCTTTGTGAAGTACGACAATGTTGAAGATGCTAAAGATGCGCTGGACGCAATGAACGGAAAG ACGCTTGATGGCCGGGCGATCCGAGTGGACGAAGCAGGGAAGGGAGGTCGCGCCAGAGGAGGATTTTCATCAGGCCCGCGCGGTGGACGCTTCAGCGGATCAAGGG GTGGCTACAACAGCGACAGAGGCTACGGAGACAGAAGTTATGGCGACAGGAGCTTTGGAGGCGGAGACAGGAGCTTTGGTGGAAGCGGTGGCGGATTCAGAAGTGGTGGATACTCATCCAGCGGCTACAGAGACAATAG GGGGCAGGGAGGATATGGTGACCGATCTGGGTCTTACAGGGACGGCTATGACAGCTATG CTTCACACGAGTAA
- the cirbp gene encoding cold-inducible RNA-binding protein isoform X3, whose product MSDEGKLFIGGLSFETNEDSLAAAFGKYGTIEKVDVIRDKETGRSRGFGFVKYDNVEDAKDALDAMNGKTLDGRAIRVDEAGKGGRARGGFSSGPRGGRFSGSRGRGGRGFSRGGYNSDRGYGDRSYGDRSFGGGDRSFGGSGGGFRSGGYSSSGYRDNRGQGGYGDRSGSYRDGYDSYE is encoded by the exons ATGTCGGACGAAGGCAAACTTTTTATTGGAGGTCTGAGCTTCGAGACCAACGAAGACTCTCTTGCCGCCGCTTTTGGCAAATATGGAACCATCGAAAAAG TCGATGTGATCAGAGACAAAGAGACCGGAAGATCACGTGGTTTCGGCTTTGTGAAGTACGACAATGTTGAAGATGCTAAAGATGCGCTGGACGCAATGAACGGAAAG ACGCTTGATGGCCGGGCGATCCGAGTGGACGAAGCAGGGAAGGGAGGTCGCGCCAGAGGAGGATTTTCATCAGGCCCGCGCGGTGGACGCTTCAGCGGATCAAGGGGTAGGGGCGGCCGTGGTTTCTCCAGGG GTGGCTACAACAGCGACAGAGGCTACGGAGACAGAAGTTATGGCGACAGGAGCTTTGGAGGCGGAGACAGGAGCTTTGGTGGAAGCGGTGGCGGATTCAGAAGTGGTGGATACTCATCCAGCGGCTACAGAGACAATAG GGGGCAGGGAGGATATGGTGACCGATCTGGGTCTTACAGGGACGGCTATGACAGCTATG AGTGA
- the cirbp gene encoding cold-inducible RNA-binding protein isoform X6 — MSDEGKLFIGGLSFETNEDSLAAAFGKYGTIEKVDVIRDKETGRSRGFGFVKYDNVEDAKDALDAMNGKTLDGRAIRVDEAGKGGRARGGFSSGPRGGRFSGSRGGYNSDRGYGDRSYGDRSFGGGDRSFGGSGGGFRSGGYSSSGYRDNRGQGGYGDRSGSYRDGYDSYE; from the exons ATGTCGGACGAAGGCAAACTTTTTATTGGAGGTCTGAGCTTCGAGACCAACGAAGACTCTCTTGCCGCCGCTTTTGGCAAATATGGAACCATCGAAAAAG TCGATGTGATCAGAGACAAAGAGACCGGAAGATCACGTGGTTTCGGCTTTGTGAAGTACGACAATGTTGAAGATGCTAAAGATGCGCTGGACGCAATGAACGGAAAG ACGCTTGATGGCCGGGCGATCCGAGTGGACGAAGCAGGGAAGGGAGGTCGCGCCAGAGGAGGATTTTCATCAGGCCCGCGCGGTGGACGCTTCAGCGGATCAAGGG GTGGCTACAACAGCGACAGAGGCTACGGAGACAGAAGTTATGGCGACAGGAGCTTTGGAGGCGGAGACAGGAGCTTTGGTGGAAGCGGTGGCGGATTCAGAAGTGGTGGATACTCATCCAGCGGCTACAGAGACAATAG GGGGCAGGGAGGATATGGTGACCGATCTGGGTCTTACAGGGACGGCTATGACAGCTATG AGTGA
- the cirbp gene encoding cold-inducible RNA-binding protein isoform X5, with protein sequence MSDEGKLFIGGLSFETNEDSLAAAFGKYGTIEKVDVIRDKETGRSRGFGFVKYDNVEDAKDALDAMNGKTLDGRAIRVDEAGKGGRARGGFSSGPRGGRFSGSRGGYNSDRGYGDRSYGDRSFGGGDRSFGGSGGGFRSGGYSSSGYRDNRGQGGYGDRSGSYRDGYDSYVT encoded by the exons ATGTCGGACGAAGGCAAACTTTTTATTGGAGGTCTGAGCTTCGAGACCAACGAAGACTCTCTTGCCGCCGCTTTTGGCAAATATGGAACCATCGAAAAAG TCGATGTGATCAGAGACAAAGAGACCGGAAGATCACGTGGTTTCGGCTTTGTGAAGTACGACAATGTTGAAGATGCTAAAGATGCGCTGGACGCAATGAACGGAAAG ACGCTTGATGGCCGGGCGATCCGAGTGGACGAAGCAGGGAAGGGAGGTCGCGCCAGAGGAGGATTTTCATCAGGCCCGCGCGGTGGACGCTTCAGCGGATCAAGGG GTGGCTACAACAGCGACAGAGGCTACGGAGACAGAAGTTATGGCGACAGGAGCTTTGGAGGCGGAGACAGGAGCTTTGGTGGAAGCGGTGGCGGATTCAGAAGTGGTGGATACTCATCCAGCGGCTACAGAGACAATAG GGGGCAGGGAGGATATGGTGACCGATCTGGGTCTTACAGGGACGGCTATGACAGCTATG TGACTTGA